One region of Candidatus Electrothrix rattekaaiensis genomic DNA includes:
- a CDS encoding Uma2 family endonuclease: MEWASVLNNPFLQDLPFKIELNKWGKILMSPASNHHGMLQSEAVFFLRSKLSGGRVITECSIQTEDGVKVADVAWASDDFMRRNGIATPYQEAPEICIEIVSPSNSRGEIEEKIQLYLAAGAEEVWICQDDGTVKNFAVDGQRRPSRFVGEEVVLNCK; the protein is encoded by the coding sequence ATGGAGTGGGCAAGCGTTCTCAACAATCCTTTTCTTCAGGATCTTCCCTTTAAGATTGAGCTAAATAAATGGGGCAAGATTCTCATGAGTCCTGCCAGCAATCATCATGGGATGCTCCAATCCGAAGCGGTGTTCTTTCTCCGTAGCAAGCTTTCCGGCGGGCGAGTTATCACGGAATGCTCCATCCAGACCGAAGACGGGGTGAAGGTCGCCGATGTAGCTTGGGCCTCGGATGACTTCATGCGGCGCAACGGAATAGCCACCCCCTATCAGGAAGCCCCGGAAATCTGCATTGAGATTGTCAGCCCCTCCAACAGTCGAGGGGAAATAGAAGAAAAGATTCAGCTCTATCTGGCTGCCGGGGCCGAGGAAGTCTGGATTTGTCAGGATGACGGTACGGTCAAGAATTTTGCTGTTGACGGGCAGCGTAGGCCGTCACGGTTCGTCGGGGAGGAGGTTGTTCTGAATTGTAAGTGA
- a CDS encoding cache domain-containing protein produces MLKITAVVDRVREHIMIDGTGRLYKKEVIRIVFPSVLTILLFVVTLFAVALPVFKHNLLAQKKALIAAEVQTVLSILGHYERLVNSGKISLETGQKLAIDQVREIRYGFEGSGYFWINDTQPVMLMHSRFQRMEGRDLTDFTDSEGRYLFQEFVALAREDNGGYVQYSWRWQKDPVRIIPKLSYVKLFKPWGWVIGTGIFFEEINDEIVHLTKGLLCISIVIITATLCLSVYIVMNSLAGMKKRLAAEQELNQYKDELEELVEQRTEKLQQAMSQVKILSGFLPICASCKKIRDDKGYWNQIESYIRKHSEAEFSHGICPDCAEKLYPELYEEK; encoded by the coding sequence GTGTTGAAGATAACAGCGGTGGTTGACAGAGTACGCGAGCACATCATGATTGACGGGACTGGTCGACTCTATAAAAAAGAGGTGATACGGATTGTGTTCCCCTCTGTTCTGACCATTCTCCTTTTTGTGGTGACCCTTTTTGCTGTCGCCCTACCGGTGTTTAAACATAATCTCCTGGCCCAAAAAAAGGCATTGATTGCCGCTGAAGTTCAGACCGTGCTCAGTATATTGGGACATTATGAACGACTGGTGAACTCCGGCAAAATATCCTTAGAGACAGGGCAGAAGCTGGCAATCGATCAGGTACGGGAAATCCGCTATGGATTTGAAGGCAGCGGATATTTCTGGATCAACGACACACAGCCTGTCATGCTCATGCATTCTCGTTTTCAGCGAATGGAGGGGAGAGATCTTACGGATTTTACCGATTCGGAAGGGCGGTATCTTTTTCAGGAATTTGTGGCCCTTGCAAGAGAAGATAACGGCGGTTATGTGCAATATTCCTGGAGATGGCAAAAAGATCCTGTGCGCATTATCCCCAAACTTTCTTATGTGAAACTCTTTAAACCCTGGGGATGGGTTATCGGTACGGGTATTTTTTTTGAGGAAATCAACGATGAGATTGTGCATCTGACCAAGGGGTTGCTCTGCATCTCCATTGTCATTATTACGGCTACTCTTTGCCTCTCTGTCTACATCGTGATGAATTCCTTGGCTGGAATGAAAAAACGGTTGGCTGCTGAACAAGAGCTTAATCAATATAAGGATGAGCTGGAAGAGCTTGTTGAGCAACGAACGGAAAAATTGCAGCAAGCAATGTCTCAGGTGAAAATATTAAGCGGTTTCCTGCCGATATGCGCATCCTGCAAAAAAATACGGGACGATAAAGGATATTGGAACCAGATTGAGTCGTATATACGAAAGCATTCCGAGGCGGAATTCAGTCACGGTATCTGTCCTGATTGTGCGGAAAAGTTGTATCCTGAATTGTATGAGGAAAAATAA
- the fmt gene encoding methionyl-tRNA formyltransferase codes for MSDPLRIIFMGTPEFAVPSLHALLDCPEQVVGVVCQPDCRQGRGKKLCPPPVKVLAEEAGLPVLQPTCICNNAFFEAINALQPDLIVVTAYGRILPGHLLNLPRLGTINVHGSLLPKYRGAAPIQWAVINGETETGVTIMQMDEGVDTGDILLPIKLPITEEDTSGSLFTKLADLGGQALFEAISRIKKGDLPRTPQDDAQSCPAPMLKKEMGQLDWSKSATELHCLIRGLDPWPSAYSFIDKRRFRFFKPQVIEGEVKEQPGTLCRADKNGVLIATGKDYLLIREIQPEGKKRMCVQACICGMKLPLGEQFI; via the coding sequence ATGAGTGATCCTCTGCGTATCATTTTTATGGGAACCCCCGAATTTGCCGTGCCCAGTCTTCATGCCCTGCTCGACTGCCCGGAACAGGTAGTGGGCGTGGTCTGTCAACCGGATTGTCGGCAGGGACGGGGAAAAAAACTCTGTCCGCCGCCGGTGAAAGTCCTGGCGGAAGAGGCGGGGCTTCCTGTCCTTCAACCGACCTGCATCTGTAATAATGCGTTCTTTGAAGCGATCAACGCCTTGCAACCGGACCTGATTGTGGTCACAGCCTACGGCAGAATTCTGCCGGGCCACCTGCTTAACCTGCCTCGCTTAGGCACCATTAATGTCCACGGCTCGCTTCTGCCTAAATATAGGGGTGCCGCACCTATTCAATGGGCCGTCATCAACGGTGAAACCGAGACCGGGGTCACTATCATGCAGATGGATGAGGGTGTGGATACCGGTGATATCCTCCTGCCGATCAAGCTGCCGATTACAGAAGAAGACACCAGCGGCAGCCTGTTCACCAAACTGGCTGATCTGGGCGGTCAGGCCCTGTTTGAGGCGATTTCTCGAATCAAGAAAGGCGACCTCCCCCGGACTCCGCAGGACGACGCACAGTCCTGCCCTGCCCCTATGCTCAAAAAAGAGATGGGGCAGCTGGACTGGAGCAAATCTGCAACCGAGCTGCATTGCCTGATTCGCGGCCTTGATCCTTGGCCTTCAGCCTACAGTTTTATCGATAAGAGACGTTTCCGCTTCTTCAAACCGCAGGTCATTGAAGGCGAGGTCAAGGAACAACCCGGTACCCTCTGTCGGGCGGACAAAAACGGTGTTCTGATAGCCACAGGCAAGGATTATCTGCTGATTCGGGAGATCCAGCCGGAGGGCAAAAAGCGAATGTGTGTCCAAGCCTGCATCTGCGGGATGAAACTGCCCCTTGGGGAACAATTTATCTGA
- the vapC gene encoding tRNA(fMet)-specific endonuclease VapC, which produces MLKYMLDTNIVIYAIKNRPQQIRSCFKKHQGQMCISTVTLGELIFGAERSQQVEQNLADIEAMVARMEILPLDNEAAYHFGQIRAELYRIGQPIGPYDMMIAAHARSLGLIVVTNNTKEFKRVSGLRLENWVETDC; this is translated from the coding sequence ATGTTGAAGTACATGCTGGATACCAATATCGTTATTTATGCGATAAAAAATCGCCCGCAACAGATACGGAGCTGCTTTAAAAAGCACCAAGGACAAATGTGTATTTCCACAGTCACCCTTGGCGAGCTGATTTTCGGGGCAGAGCGTTCACAGCAGGTGGAACAAAATCTTGCTGATATCGAGGCAATGGTCGCCCGAATGGAGATACTGCCCCTAGACAACGAAGCCGCCTACCATTTCGGCCAGATACGGGCAGAACTGTACCGGATCGGCCAGCCCATAGGACCATATGACATGATGATTGCTGCTCATGCCCGGTCACTGGGGCTCATTGTGGTGACAAATAATACCAAGGAATTTAAACGGGTTTCCGGGCTGCGCCTAGAGAACTGGGTGGAAACGGATTGCTGA
- a CDS encoding BrnT family toxin, translating to MQYEWDEKKRRRNVEKHGVDFTDISEFQWKDALEAVDDRFDYGEERINAVGFIGTRIVIVTYVERGEVIRVISLRKATKTEEKFYHEYS from the coding sequence ATGCAATATGAATGGGACGAAAAGAAACGACGCAGAAATGTTGAAAAACATGGTGTTGATTTTACAGATATCAGCGAGTTTCAATGGAAGGATGCCCTTGAAGCTGTTGATGATCGGTTCGACTACGGAGAAGAACGGATCAACGCAGTCGGCTTTATCGGAACACGGATTGTTATTGTAACGTATGTCGAACGAGGAGAGGTCATTCGGGTAATAAGTCTGCGCAAGGCCACCAAAACAGAGGAAAAATTCTATCATGAGTACAGCTAA
- a CDS encoding ABC transporter ATP-binding protein, producing MNDTDIGSEENVTIQSSSNSFDFQGKISDNTSQDSGDAAGEDEQPREGQVMPSLLEVKNMTHYFGGLRAVHGFNLSIEPGQIHGLIGPNGAGKTTVFNLITGVYTPTEGTLTLEGKNIRGKEPHHIASMGIGRTFQNLLLWRHMNVLDHIRLAHYSQLSYGLFGAFFATPACRRQEKKIKEQCYRLMETFDISQFAEHIVGSLPYGAQRRVEMARAMATNPKILFLDEPTAGMTPDELVRMIAIIRQVHREFGVAIFLIEHRMKFVMELCDSIQVLVFGEVIAQGQPEEIQNNPKVIEAYLGTEDIH from the coding sequence ATGAATGATACTGATATAGGGTCTGAAGAAAACGTAACCATTCAGTCCTCCTCCAACTCTTTTGACTTTCAGGGTAAAATTTCAGATAATACCTCTCAAGATAGTGGAGATGCAGCTGGAGAGGATGAACAGCCAAGAGAGGGACAGGTAATGCCCTCTCTGCTTGAAGTAAAGAACATGACCCATTATTTTGGGGGACTACGTGCGGTACATGGCTTTAATCTCAGCATTGAGCCGGGGCAGATTCACGGGCTGATCGGCCCCAATGGGGCAGGCAAGACCACGGTCTTCAACCTGATCACCGGGGTGTATACGCCCACAGAAGGTACCCTCACCCTTGAGGGGAAAAATATCCGAGGCAAGGAACCGCATCACATCGCCTCAATGGGGATCGGCAGAACCTTTCAGAACCTGCTCCTCTGGCGGCACATGAACGTGCTTGATCATATCCGACTGGCCCATTACTCCCAACTCAGCTACGGCCTGTTCGGGGCCTTTTTCGCCACTCCGGCCTGCCGGAGACAGGAAAAAAAGATCAAGGAGCAATGCTACCGGCTCATGGAGACCTTTGACATTAGTCAGTTTGCCGAGCATATCGTGGGCAGCCTGCCCTACGGTGCTCAACGCCGGGTGGAGATGGCCCGAGCCATGGCAACCAATCCAAAAATCCTTTTTCTGGATGAACCTACTGCTGGCATGACCCCGGACGAGCTGGTCAGGATGATTGCCATTATCCGTCAGGTACACAGAGAGTTCGGGGTAGCCATTTTTCTCATCGAACATCGGATGAAGTTTGTCATGGAACTCTGCGACAGCATCCAGGTACTGGTTTTCGGCGAGGTGATCGCCCAAGGGCAACCGGAGGAAATCCAGAACAATCCCAAGGTGATTGAAGCCTATCTCGGTACGGAGGATATTCACTGA
- the def gene encoding peptide deformylase — protein sequence MTYPAPVLREKAVKIEEFDDALRELAEDMAETMYDAQGIGLAGNQIGVARQIVVIDTSTQEDECEYIVLINPVISEGEGTVPDQEGCLSVVEYSAKVDRFQKIRVTAQDPEGKDLDFIAEDRFARIIQHEVDHLHGTLFIDRISSLKRGLYKKKLKKILKK from the coding sequence ATGACCTATCCTGCTCCGGTCCTCCGGGAAAAAGCAGTAAAAATAGAAGAATTTGATGACGCGCTCCGAGAGCTGGCCGAGGATATGGCCGAGACCATGTACGATGCCCAGGGCATCGGACTGGCAGGCAACCAGATCGGTGTTGCCCGGCAGATCGTGGTTATTGACACATCAACCCAAGAGGATGAGTGCGAATACATCGTCCTTATCAATCCGGTTATCTCCGAGGGTGAAGGCACAGTGCCTGATCAGGAAGGCTGCCTGAGTGTTGTGGAGTACAGTGCCAAGGTGGACCGCTTTCAAAAGATCCGGGTCACGGCTCAGGATCCAGAAGGAAAAGACCTTGATTTCATAGCCGAAGACCGTTTTGCCCGGATCATCCAGCACGAGGTGGATCATCTGCACGGCACCCTGTTCATTGATCGGATAAGCAGCCTGAAACGGGGCTTGTACAAGAAAAAGCTGAAAAAAATCTTAAAAAAATAA
- a CDS encoding BrnA antitoxin family protein, translated as MSTAKYTAGQLKKIKSETDWRRVDAMSDETIVEAVKIDPDSRLLNADDFKKMRRRGPQKAPLKDRVNIRLSPDVVAFFKNQGIGWQTRINEVLQNYVESHRTPLQKK; from the coding sequence ATGAGTACAGCTAAATACACAGCGGGCCAACTGAAGAAAATTAAATCGGAAACAGACTGGCGGCGGGTTGACGCAATGAGCGATGAGACCATTGTCGAGGCTGTGAAAATTGATCCGGACAGCAGACTCCTTAATGCGGATGACTTCAAAAAGATGCGACGCAGGGGGCCGCAAAAAGCACCGCTTAAAGACCGTGTCAATATCCGACTTTCTCCTGATGTTGTTGCTTTTTTCAAAAATCAGGGTATAGGTTGGCAGACGAGGATCAATGAAGTTTTACAAAATTATGTGGAGTCACACAGGACTCCTTTGCAAAAAAAGTGA
- a CDS encoding HNH endonuclease signature motif containing protein: MPPASRYINPDLRQFVAERAEHLCEYCLIHEDDTYLGCEIDHIISLKHGGISDADNLAYACTFCNRHKGSDVGSVLNDTEFVRFYNPRQDQWSEHFHLEGLNIRPLTSIGEATAKILLFNAEERLLERESLIEIGRYPSLSAMKVL; the protein is encoded by the coding sequence ATGCCTCCGGCAAGCAGATACATTAATCCCGATTTGCGGCAGTTTGTAGCGGAGCGGGCTGAACACCTCTGTGAATACTGCCTGATCCACGAAGACGACACCTACCTGGGTTGCGAAATAGACCATATTATCAGCCTGAAACACGGAGGCATATCAGATGCCGACAATCTGGCTTATGCATGTACTTTCTGCAACCGCCATAAAGGAAGCGATGTCGGCTCTGTTCTCAATGATACGGAGTTTGTACGGTTCTACAATCCGAGGCAGGATCAATGGTCGGAACATTTTCACCTGGAAGGTCTCAATATCCGACCACTTACTTCTATCGGCGAAGCAACAGCAAAAATCCTGCTGTTCAATGCCGAGGAAAGACTCCTTGAACGGGAATCTTTGATTGAGATCGGCAGATATCCCTCCTTGTCCGCGATGAAGGTCTTGTGA
- a CDS encoding PIN domain-containing protein yields the protein MTALLDTSFLLAMTNTKDRNHHRVLNTAERIDDQLVLPVTVLPEVSYLIGSRLGHKAMRQFLQRVVVSDISLETLTITDLKRVAEILEEYADSRLDFVDATLVAVGERLNITRVLTLDRRDFSIIRPSHCSYFEILP from the coding sequence GTGACCGCATTGCTTGACACCAGCTTTCTGCTGGCAATGACCAATACCAAAGACCGCAACCATCACCGTGTGCTGAATACAGCTGAACGCATTGATGATCAGCTTGTTCTGCCGGTGACAGTTCTGCCCGAAGTGAGTTACCTGATCGGCTCGCGATTAGGCCATAAGGCTATGCGACAGTTTCTGCAAAGAGTAGTTGTCAGTGATATCTCCCTTGAAACGCTGACAATCACCGATCTGAAACGAGTTGCAGAAATTCTGGAAGAATATGCCGACAGCCGATTGGATTTTGTTGATGCGACGCTTGTCGCTGTCGGCGAACGGCTGAACATTACTCGTGTCCTGACGCTTGATCGGCGAGATTTTTCTATCATTCGTCCCTCACACTGCTCATATTTTGAAATATTGCCGTAA
- a CDS encoding DUF4351 domain-containing protein: protein MKSFLKKYFDQGRQEGELRVLLRQLRRRFGELPSWAEERLRQASSAMLETWSERILTASTLDEVFSEGGAQNETAP, encoded by the coding sequence ATGAAATCATTTCTGAAAAAATACTTTGATCAGGGTCGTCAGGAAGGAGAACTTCGGGTGCTGCTCCGGCAGCTGCGGAGACGTTTCGGCGAACTGCCCAGCTGGGCCGAAGAGCGTTTGCGACAGGCTTCTTCCGCGATGCTGGAGACTTGGTCGGAACGGATCCTGACCGCCTCCACTCTGGACGAGGTGTTTTCCGAAGGAGGGGCGCAAAATGAAACTGCCCCTTGA
- a CDS encoding YkgJ family cysteine cluster protein, protein MKRKVNKEDLQDGMALLMQPVLPLASMVQFLYQLSGPEAKVEDIIAEMTEPIETAYTVYTEPDKLLRRYLDQLQLLEKMGTMGGAGTDQQPDELKAEVVDASGQPVDAVTACTALINQRILEAELEEINSRLCAPCNCTLCCVGPDQGMTQEFFEIPLQASETELFALPRHDTSESRSRLALDSATDDGVLQINGQPFYHGADADQCSTGTPELVHWRNGWSMMLPKDASCPALEQKNGRCRVYSQRPRVCRRPQIFGYILEPLEVSGPMEQSKKYMMRNSLLAVTDCPYVQFLQEEITAYAAACELDCLLKANKG, encoded by the coding sequence GTGAAGAGAAAGGTGAACAAAGAAGATCTTCAGGATGGAATGGCCTTGCTGATGCAGCCGGTGCTGCCGCTGGCTTCTATGGTGCAGTTCCTGTATCAGCTCAGCGGCCCCGAGGCAAAGGTTGAAGACATTATTGCCGAAATGACCGAGCCGATTGAAACTGCCTACACCGTCTATACGGAGCCGGATAAGTTGCTGCGCCGATACCTTGACCAACTGCAATTACTTGAAAAAATGGGAACTATGGGGGGTGCGGGCACCGACCAGCAACCGGATGAGCTGAAGGCTGAGGTGGTGGATGCCTCGGGTCAGCCGGTGGATGCGGTAACAGCCTGCACTGCTTTGATCAATCAGCGCATTTTGGAAGCGGAATTGGAGGAGATCAACTCCCGGCTCTGTGCTCCCTGCAACTGCACGCTCTGCTGTGTTGGGCCGGACCAAGGGATGACCCAGGAATTTTTTGAGATTCCCTTACAGGCTTCGGAAACTGAACTCTTTGCCCTGCCCCGTCATGACACTTCCGAAAGTCGGAGCAGGCTGGCCCTTGATTCGGCGACAGACGATGGTGTTTTGCAGATTAATGGGCAGCCTTTTTATCACGGTGCTGATGCCGATCAATGCAGTACCGGTACCCCGGAGCTGGTGCATTGGCGAAACGGCTGGAGCATGATGCTGCCCAAGGATGCATCATGTCCCGCCCTTGAGCAGAAAAACGGACGCTGCCGCGTGTACAGTCAACGTCCCCGAGTCTGCCGCCGTCCGCAGATTTTCGGCTACATTCTTGAACCGCTTGAAGTGTCTGGGCCGATGGAACAGAGCAAAAAATATATGATGAGAAATTCTCTCCTTGCAGTAACCGATTGCCCTTATGTACAATTTCTGCAAGAGGAAATTACCGCTTATGCAGCGGCATGTGAGCTTGACTGTCTTCTGAAAGCGAATAAGGGCTGA
- the larC gene encoding nickel pincer cofactor biosynthesis protein LarC has translation MSFPDKKICFLDCFSGISGNMLLGALLNAGLSQEALQETLSCLKLPGWELRCTPVTISGLQAASVQVQIEAQENETGTHRHLSDIRTILEHSELEPVIVERALAVFTRLAEAEAHVHGTVPEKIHFHEVGALDAIIDIVGAVAGFHLLGIEEVICSPLPMPGGGWVRCQHGEIPLPAPAVCELLKGLPVYGDSLQQELVTPTGAALAAELSSSFGTMPPMTLEQIGYGAGTMQRRDGRPNLLRLMIGYNEAVQEAQQVEVIETHLDDWNPELWPHVAAKLMKQGALDISLVPIQMKKGRPGFLLRLLADPAQARHLKDAILNETSAIGLRFHTVQRMTLPRTNIELTTPWGTVRAKKVTTSEGVRITPEYEDCAKLAEEQNIPLQKIYTAVAALIGTVTAHPH, from the coding sequence ATGTCCTTTCCTGACAAAAAAATCTGCTTCTTGGACTGCTTTTCCGGAATCAGCGGCAATATGCTTCTGGGTGCCCTGCTCAATGCCGGGCTGTCGCAGGAAGCTCTCCAAGAGACACTCAGCTGCCTCAAACTTCCGGGCTGGGAATTGCGCTGCACCCCCGTCACCATCTCCGGTTTGCAGGCCGCCTCGGTTCAGGTTCAGATTGAGGCTCAAGAAAATGAGACCGGAACGCATCGCCATTTATCGGATATCCGCACCATCTTGGAGCACTCAGAGCTGGAGCCGGTTATTGTGGAGCGTGCCCTTGCTGTCTTCACCCGCTTGGCCGAGGCAGAGGCCCATGTCCACGGCACGGTTCCTGAAAAAATCCATTTCCACGAAGTAGGTGCCTTGGATGCGATCATTGATATTGTGGGAGCGGTTGCTGGCTTCCATCTTCTTGGCATAGAAGAGGTCATCTGTTCTCCCCTGCCCATGCCGGGTGGCGGCTGGGTCCGTTGCCAACACGGGGAGATTCCCCTGCCTGCCCCGGCGGTCTGCGAACTGCTTAAAGGCCTTCCTGTCTACGGGGACAGCCTGCAACAAGAGCTGGTCACTCCCACAGGTGCGGCCTTGGCTGCCGAACTGAGCAGCTCTTTCGGGACCATGCCGCCTATGACCCTGGAGCAAATCGGTTACGGCGCAGGCACTATGCAACGCCGGGACGGGCGTCCTAACCTCTTGCGCCTGATGATTGGGTACAACGAGGCCGTGCAGGAAGCGCAGCAGGTGGAGGTCATTGAAACCCATCTGGATGACTGGAACCCTGAACTCTGGCCCCATGTTGCGGCCAAGCTGATGAAGCAAGGCGCATTAGATATCAGCCTTGTGCCCATTCAGATGAAAAAAGGCCGCCCCGGTTTTCTCCTCCGCCTGCTTGCTGACCCGGCCCAGGCCCGTCATCTCAAAGATGCCATCCTCAACGAAACCTCGGCCATAGGGCTCCGCTTTCACACGGTTCAGCGCATGACCCTGCCCAGAACAAATATTGAGCTGACAACCCCCTGGGGGACAGTGCGAGCGAAAAAAGTAACAACCTCTGAGGGTGTTAGGATTACCCCGGAGTATGAGGATTGCGCAAAACTGGCAGAAGAACAGAACATCCCCTTACAAAAAATTTATACTGCGGTTGCAGCGTTGATCGGCACGGTTACTGCTCATCCCCACTAA
- a CDS encoding AbrB/MazE/SpoVT family DNA-binding domain-containing protein — protein sequence MATATVTAKGQVTIPKQIRKLLRLDRGSKVEFMVDKAGAVSILPVTSDVTELKGMIPKPKKYVSIEDMNNAVQEQGGKL from the coding sequence ATGGCAACAGCAACCGTCACAGCAAAAGGACAGGTAACTATACCGAAACAGATCAGAAAACTTTTACGTCTCGACAGAGGAAGTAAAGTTGAATTTATGGTGGATAAGGCCGGAGCGGTTTCCATCCTGCCGGTCACCTCTGACGTTACAGAATTAAAAGGAATGATTCCAAAGCCGAAAAAATACGTCTCAATAGAAGACATGAACAATGCCGTGCAGGAACAAGGAGGCAAATTGTGA
- the vapB gene encoding type II toxin-antitoxin system VapB family antitoxin, translating into MNCARTKIFKTNRSQAVRLPKSVSFPESIKDVEIVAIGNKRIIAPADQSWDDWFDAPGVSDDFMEERDQPKDQIRETL; encoded by the coding sequence ATGAACTGCGCTCGAACCAAAATATTTAAAACCAACAGAAGCCAAGCAGTCCGCCTGCCAAAATCTGTCTCTTTTCCCGAATCAATTAAAGATGTTGAGATTGTAGCTATCGGCAATAAACGCATTATTGCTCCGGCAGATCAATCATGGGATGACTGGTTTGATGCACCGGGAGTTTCCGACGATTTCATGGAAGAGCGGGATCAGCCTAAAGACCAGATTCGAGAGACCCTGTAA
- a CDS encoding nucleotidyltransferase domain-containing protein: MKLDKKALQGIKEYLIGQPVKKAYLFGSHARGTANADSDVDILVELDHAKPIGLHFIRMKLELESLLQVKVDLLSDKGMSKYIRPYIEHDKKLIYEKNA; the protein is encoded by the coding sequence ATGAAATTAGACAAGAAAGCATTACAGGGCATCAAGGAGTACCTCATCGGCCAACCGGTAAAAAAAGCATACCTCTTCGGCTCCCATGCACGAGGAACCGCCAATGCTGACAGCGATGTTGATATTCTTGTTGAATTGGATCACGCAAAGCCCATCGGGCTGCATTTTATCCGAATGAAACTTGAACTGGAAAGCCTTTTGCAAGTCAAGGTTGATCTGCTTTCCGACAAAGGCATGTCAAAATATATACGCCCGTATATAGAGCACGATAAAAAATTGATCTACGAAAAAAATGCTTGA
- a CDS encoding ABC transporter ATP-binding protein produces the protein MQLTVENLSVAYGNIRALHGISFSVDQGEIVTIIGANGAGKSTTLRAISRMIPAEPGSRIEFMGESILKYNTDKVVSKLGISHVPEGRMIFGNLTVTENLTLAAFARKDKEAIVKDRKWVFDLFPRLEERKDQLAGTMSGGEQQMLAVGRAYISGRKIMLLDEPSMGLAPLLMLDMFESLKEINRTGTTILLVEQNARLALKFAQRGYVLENGKLVLEGKAEDLLDDPAVKKAYLGA, from the coding sequence ATGCAGCTAACTGTAGAGAATCTTTCGGTTGCCTACGGCAATATCCGGGCCCTGCACGGGATCAGCTTTTCCGTGGATCAGGGCGAGATTGTGACCATTATCGGGGCCAACGGGGCAGGCAAGAGCACCACCCTGCGGGCCATTTCTCGGATGATTCCGGCGGAACCGGGTTCCAGGATTGAGTTCATGGGGGAGAGTATCCTTAAATATAATACCGACAAGGTGGTCTCCAAGCTCGGTATCTCCCATGTGCCGGAAGGACGAATGATCTTCGGCAATCTCACCGTGACCGAGAACCTCACCTTGGCCGCCTTTGCCCGCAAGGATAAAGAGGCCATCGTCAAGGACCGGAAATGGGTCTTTGATCTGTTCCCGCGCTTGGAAGAACGAAAAGACCAGCTGGCTGGGACCATGAGCGGCGGGGAGCAGCAGATGCTGGCGGTTGGTCGGGCCTATATCAGCGGCAGGAAAATCATGCTGCTGGATGAGCCTTCTATGGGCCTTGCGCCCTTGCTGATGCTGGATATGTTCGAGTCCCTCAAGGAAATCAACCGGACCGGAACTACCATCCTGCTGGTGGAACAAAATGCGCGACTGGCCCTGAAGTTTGCTCAACGCGGCTATGTGCTGGAGAATGGAAAATTGGTGCTGGAGGGCAAGGCTGAGGATCTGCTGGATGACCCGGCGGTGAAGAAGGCGTATTTGGGGGCGTGA
- a CDS encoding phosphatidylglycerophosphatase A yields MFIATGAYSGYLPKAPGTWGSLVGVLLWALGLHRVAPTAYAGILAGILLIGTVAAGAAEKIVDQGDPGLVVIDEILGQLIALSLAPSHPLAAVAGFALFRFFDILKPFPVSWLDQHIHGGLGIMLDDVMAGIYALLVLQGLIWLVGN; encoded by the coding sequence ATGTTCATAGCCACCGGGGCCTACAGCGGCTACCTGCCCAAGGCACCGGGCACTTGGGGATCTCTGGTCGGGGTTCTGCTCTGGGCTCTGGGATTGCACCGAGTTGCGCCCACTGCCTATGCCGGTATACTAGCAGGAATTCTGCTGATCGGCACGGTAGCAGCCGGGGCAGCAGAAAAAATCGTTGATCAAGGCGATCCCGGCTTGGTGGTCATTGATGAGATCCTCGGTCAGCTCATTGCGCTATCCTTGGCACCTTCACATCCCCTGGCCGCTGTTGCTGGCTTTGCCCTGTTTCGCTTCTTTGATATTCTCAAGCCCTTTCCGGTGAGCTGGCTTGATCAGCATATTCACGGCGGCTTAGGTATCATGCTGGACGATGTTATGGCTGGCATCTATGCCCTTCTGGTCTTGCAAGGCCTAATCTGGTTGGTGGGAAACTAA